The uncultured Roseibium sp. genome contains a region encoding:
- a CDS encoding DUF309 domain-containing protein — MPDYRHIPGRNDRPADGIFDAVKASAPAVTSSANAAENMAWRYGIRLLNEGYFWEAHEVLEQVWLNAPPNSRERCLVQAVIQLANGWLKDAMGQPRARLRIADLCRAAFEEAFPEGRSTSLMGLEKDGARRAAATLANGNTFACLEIEYEL, encoded by the coding sequence ATGCCGGATTACCGGCACATTCCGGGCCGGAACGATCGGCCGGCGGATGGGATCTTCGACGCGGTCAAGGCGAGCGCTCCTGCCGTGACGTCTTCGGCAAATGCTGCTGAGAACATGGCATGGCGCTACGGGATCCGGCTTTTGAACGAAGGATACTTCTGGGAGGCGCATGAGGTGCTGGAGCAGGTCTGGCTCAATGCGCCGCCCAACAGCCGGGAACGGTGCCTTGTTCAGGCGGTTATCCAACTGGCCAATGGCTGGTTGAAGGACGCCATGGGCCAACCCAGAGCGCGGCTTCGGATCGCGGATTTGTGCCGGGCGGCGTTCGAAGAGGCCTTTCCGGAAGGCCGGAGCACTAGCCTCATGGGGCTGGAGAAAGATGGCGCGCGGCGGGCTGCGGCGACTCTGGCGAATGGCAATACGTTCGCCTGCCTTGAAATCGAATATGAATTATAA